The following are encoded together in the Pseudomonas xantholysinigenes genome:
- the recQ gene encoding DNA helicase RecQ, with translation MLEQAQRVLKDVFGYDSFRGRQAAIIECVAGGGDALVLMPTGGGKSLCFQVPGLLRPGLTVVVSPLIALMDDQVATLDELGVAAAALNSTLSAEQQRDLAGRLRRGEVKMLYLAPERLVQPRMLDFLRGLDIALFAIDEAHCVSQWGHDFRPEYLQLGQLAELFPHVPRIALTATADMRTREEIVQRLHLQGAERFLSSFDRPNIFYRIVPKEAPRKQLMAFLGERRGNAGIVYCLSRKKVDETAAFLCEQGFPALPYHAGLAAETRAANQHRFLNEEGLIMVATIAFGMGIDKPNVRFVAHLDLPKSLEAYYQETGRAGRDGLPSDAWMAYGLQDMVMLKQMLQNSEGDERHKRIEQHKLDAMLALCEETRCRRQSLLAYFDEVLEQPCGHCDNCVDNVQTWDATEPARQALSAVFRTGQRYGVGHLVDVLLGKDTEKVRNFGHEKLSVFGVGKALAEAEWRSLFRQLVARGLVDIDLEGYGGLRLSDSCRPLLRGEVNLQLRRDLKPQIAAKASGGSGGSPASQLVRAEERELWEALRTLRRKLAEEHSVPPYVIFPDSTLLEMLRSMPTSLSDMAQVSGVGARKLERYGQAFLEVLNGAGGTEEAPKVVLDLRHELVSLARAGMTPAQIAGQLNCTEKNVYSLLAEAIGRQELSLEQALDLPEDLMMEVQDAFLDGEGELPPVSVVAPLFGARVPEGVLHCVRAALAAEFEL, from the coding sequence ATGCTCGAACAGGCTCAGCGCGTCCTCAAGGATGTCTTCGGTTACGACAGTTTCCGTGGGCGCCAGGCCGCGATCATCGAATGTGTGGCGGGCGGCGGCGATGCCCTGGTGCTGATGCCTACCGGCGGCGGCAAGTCGCTGTGCTTCCAGGTACCGGGGCTGCTGCGTCCGGGCCTGACGGTGGTGGTGTCGCCACTGATCGCGCTGATGGACGACCAGGTCGCCACTCTCGACGAGCTGGGCGTGGCCGCCGCCGCGCTGAACTCCACCTTGAGCGCCGAGCAGCAGCGCGACCTCGCCGGGCGCCTGCGCCGCGGCGAGGTGAAGATGCTCTATCTGGCCCCCGAGCGCCTGGTGCAGCCGCGCATGCTGGACTTCCTGCGCGGCCTGGACATCGCCCTGTTCGCCATCGACGAGGCCCACTGCGTGTCGCAATGGGGCCACGATTTCCGCCCCGAGTACCTGCAACTGGGCCAGTTGGCCGAGCTGTTCCCCCATGTGCCGCGTATCGCCCTGACCGCCACCGCCGACATGCGCACCCGCGAGGAGATCGTCCAGCGCCTGCACCTGCAGGGCGCCGAGCGTTTCCTGTCGAGCTTCGACCGGCCGAATATTTTCTACCGCATCGTGCCCAAGGAAGCGCCGCGCAAGCAGTTGATGGCCTTCCTCGGCGAGCGCCGCGGCAATGCCGGCATCGTCTACTGCCTGTCGCGCAAGAAAGTCGACGAGACCGCCGCCTTCCTCTGCGAGCAGGGCTTCCCGGCCCTGCCGTACCACGCCGGGTTGGCCGCCGAGACCCGCGCCGCCAACCAGCACCGCTTCCTCAACGAGGAAGGGCTGATCATGGTCGCCACCATCGCCTTCGGCATGGGCATCGACAAGCCCAACGTGCGCTTCGTCGCCCACCTCGACCTGCCCAAGTCGCTCGAGGCCTATTACCAGGAAACCGGCCGGGCCGGCCGTGACGGCCTGCCATCGGACGCCTGGATGGCCTACGGCCTGCAGGACATGGTGATGCTCAAGCAGATGCTGCAGAACTCCGAGGGCGACGAGCGGCACAAGCGCATCGAGCAACACAAGCTCGACGCCATGCTGGCGCTGTGCGAGGAAACCCGCTGCCGCCGCCAGTCGCTGCTGGCCTACTTCGACGAAGTGCTGGAGCAACCCTGCGGGCATTGCGACAACTGTGTCGACAATGTGCAGACCTGGGACGCCACCGAACCTGCCCGTCAGGCGCTGTCGGCGGTGTTCCGCACCGGCCAGCGCTATGGCGTCGGCCACCTGGTCGATGTGCTGCTGGGCAAGGACACCGAAAAAGTCCGTAATTTCGGCCACGAGAAACTCTCGGTGTTCGGCGTCGGCAAGGCCCTAGCCGAGGCCGAGTGGCGCTCGCTGTTCCGCCAGCTGGTGGCCCGCGGCCTGGTGGATATCGACCTGGAGGGCTATGGCGGCTTGCGCCTGTCCGACAGCTGCCGGCCACTGTTGCGCGGCGAGGTGAACCTGCAGTTGCGTCGCGATCTCAAGCCGCAGATCGCGGCCAAGGCCTCCGGCGGCAGTGGCGGCAGCCCGGCCAGCCAACTGGTGCGCGCCGAGGAGCGCGAACTGTGGGAGGCGTTGCGTACCTTGCGGCGCAAGTTGGCCGAGGAGCACAGCGTGCCGCCTTATGTCATCTTCCCCGACTCGACGTTGCTGGAGATGTTGCGCAGCATGCCCACCAGCCTCAGCGACATGGCCCAGGTCAGCGGTGTCGGCGCACGCAAGCTGGAGCGCTACGGCCAGGCCTTCCTCGAAGTGCTCAACGGCGCCGGCGGCACCGAAGAGGCGCCAAAGGTGGTGCTCGACCTGCGTCATGAACTGGTCAGCCTGGCCCGCGCCGGCATGACCCCGGCGCAGATCGCCGGCCAGCTCAACTGCACCGAGAAGAATGTCTACAGCCTGCTGGCCGAGGCCATCGGCCGCCAGGAGCTGAGCCTGGAGCAGGCCCTCGACCTGCCGGAGGACCTGATGATGGAAGTGCAGGACGCCTTCCTCGACGGCGAGGGTGAACTGCCCCCGGTATCGGTGGTGGCGCCATTGTTCGGCGCGCGGGTGCCCGAGGGGGTGCTGCATTGCGTGCGCGCGGCGCTGGCCGCGGAGTTCGAGCTCTGA
- a CDS encoding YbaN family protein: MRYLLLAVGWLSVALGVVGIFLPVLPTTPFLLLAAACFARSSPRFHAWLVNHPKLGPWIRDYLSGEGIPLKGKVYAIGLMWASIGLSCYLVPLFWARVFMLSSAVLVSAWILKQKTLQRP; the protein is encoded by the coding sequence GTGCGCTACCTGCTGCTGGCCGTCGGCTGGCTCAGCGTCGCGCTGGGGGTCGTGGGGATCTTCCTGCCGGTACTGCCCACTACCCCATTCCTGCTGCTCGCGGCGGCCTGCTTTGCCCGCAGTTCGCCGCGTTTTCATGCCTGGCTGGTCAACCACCCGAAGCTCGGGCCGTGGATCCGCGACTATCTCAGCGGCGAGGGCATCCCGCTCAAAGGCAAGGTCTACGCCATTGGCCTGATGTGGGCGAGCATCGGCCTGTCCTGCTACCTGGTGCCGTTGTTCTGGGCACGCGTGTTCATGCTGAGCAGCGCGGTACTGGTCAGCGCCTGGATCCTCAAGCAGAAGACCCTGCAGCGACCGTAG
- a CDS encoding YecA family protein, producing the protein MSFAEQLTRLQAFLDADELHEEALDYVAAHGYLTALSICSEEVPEREWIDALFAEEPHYASDAQRTEIEATLVALKGHIARQLASDEEFDLPCELDLTDEPDDSDLRGWCIGFMEGVFLREEAWFENAEEEVSEMLLPIMVGSGLFDEQPEFADIASNANLQDDMIVQIPEALSALFLLLHAPEEKPALLKPRHH; encoded by the coding sequence ATGTCCTTCGCCGAGCAACTGACCCGCCTGCAAGCCTTCCTCGACGCCGATGAGCTGCACGAAGAAGCGCTGGACTACGTCGCCGCCCACGGCTACCTGACCGCGCTGTCGATCTGCTCGGAGGAAGTACCAGAACGCGAATGGATCGACGCCCTGTTCGCCGAAGAACCCCACTACGCCAGCGATGCCCAGCGCACCGAGATCGAGGCCACCCTGGTTGCGCTCAAGGGCCACATCGCCCGTCAGCTGGCCAGCGACGAGGAGTTCGACCTGCCCTGTGAGCTGGACCTGACCGACGAGCCGGACGATTCCGACCTGCGCGGCTGGTGCATCGGCTTCATGGAGGGCGTGTTCCTGCGTGAAGAGGCCTGGTTCGAGAACGCCGAGGAAGAAGTCAGCGAAATGCTCCTGCCGATCATGGTCGGTTCGGGCCTGTTCGACGAACAGCCGGAATTCGCCGACATTGCCAGCAACGCCAACCTGCAGGACGACATGATCGTGCAGATCCCCGAGGCGTTGAGCGCGCTGTTCCTGCTGCTGCACGCGCCGGAAGAAAAGCCTGCCCTGCTCAAGCCGCGCCACCACTGA